The genomic DNA AATTCACGATGACGTCGGCATCCCCGTAGTAAGATGAATCGTATTCCCAATATTCTGTTGCAATAAAGGCGGCCGCAAAGATCGGATTTGGATTATCGTAGATATATTCAGTCACGTATTTGTTCTCGACAACTTTGTCACAACTCATGAATAAAATCAAGAGAGTGACGGCGGCAGTTTGCAAAGTTCTGGTCATCATACAACCTCCACACGGTTTGAATTGGTTTGGCATTAATGTGAGCGCTAAGAACCCCGGTTCATTCTTACGGCACTTTTCTAAGACAGTATGACTAACCAAAAAAAAGTGGCAATTTATTTTACAAAAAAAACCCTCCTTATTCAGGAGGGGATAAAAAAGGTAGAGCGAAAAGCCTTTTCGCTCTAGAAGTATGGACGGTATTTACAACACGCTCTCGCCGGGAAATGTGTATTCGCCATTGTAAGCGCGGATGCAAACTGGCGCACTATGATATCGATAATGAAATTAGACGGTTAAAAAGTGAGAACTTTATCTGACTCTACTGTCCATTGAGCCAATTCACTCATGGTGCTGATTTCCACACCGTCGATCAGGGAATGATCCCGCAAACCCCGCGCATCGACGCAGCTTCCGCATAACTTTACTTTCCCTTTTTTGGAGAGTACTCCTTTTAACATACGCTCAATGTTATAGTATCCCTGCGGCGTATTTTGCGCTTTCAGCGCGGACGTCACAGCATCGGCCATTAAAAATACCAGCACTTCAACTTCGGAAGGCTCCTTTTGCACCGCCATAGCAAGGCGCAGAGCGTTGTAAACTTTTTCCGTTCCGTAAGGCGGGTCGTTAATCAAAAACAGGATTTTCATAACATAGTCTCCCGATTCTTTTTGTTTATAGAATGTTCGTGAATTCTACCTTTAGAAAGCAAAGCAGTGTTCATACATCAATCGGAATCCTGAAGACTTTAGCGCCGAGAGAAATCAAAAAGCGTAGTAAAGTTTTGCGAATTCCAACAGGAGCAAGCCACCACTTCTCAAACAAGATTTTACCTAGGTGCCATACTTTTCCGATGTTTCGAAGATCGAGTTGCGGATTTTTTTCTCCAAAGAAGTCGCCATAAGCAAATCCCGCAAGCCCATCGCCTGCTTCAAGCATACAATATCCGGTTCCGCAAAACTCATCTTTGGAAATTCGCCCTTCAATTTGATCTGAAATTCGTCGAGCAACAACTTCCCCCTGTGTATGAGCAAAAACCCCGGCTTTTGGAAGCATCATCGGAATATCGGGATTCCATCGCCCGGGAATACTTATAGCCGTTATGTCGCCGATGGCATACACGTTTTCGTGTGATGTTTGTAAGGTTTTGCGATCTACAGATATCCAACCGGCTTCATTTAAAAGAGAAGCATCTTTGACAACCTTTGGCGCACGGTGAGGCGGAATCGCAACGAGTAATTGGTAGGCTACCGGTTCTTTTCCTTCAAAATGGAGTTCACGAGATTCGTCATTAACCGACATTAGCTTATGTAGCGGATGAAATAAAATACCTTTCGCCGTAATCATTTTCTTTACGGCTTCTCCGAGTTCCGGACCGCCGACAGGCATCGGTTGTGCTTCAGGAGTGTATAGATGAACAGTTTTCGCCGATCTGCGCCGGCGATAATAATCCATGATAAGCATAGCCGCTTCGTGTGGAGCTCCGGGACATTTGTATGGAACTCCCGCGACGACTAATGCTATGTGTTCTTCTCGAAAACTCGACAGCGTTTCTTCTAATTTACTCGCTTCCTGAAATGTATAGAATGAATGTGCGTTGTCGGTTAGACCCGGTATCAGCTGTGGTGCAAGTTCGGCTCCCAGTGCAATTACGAGATAATCGTAAGTTAGAGTTTGTGCGGAAATGGTAACGGAGCGTTTGGAAATATTTATATTCTTTACCTCATCACAAAATAAATCGATGCCTTTACGAATGAGCGATCGGATGGGCTTAATAATTTGCTCCGTTTTTCTGCTGCCGGTCATTACCCAAAGAAACGAGGGGGCAAATGCATGGGTTGGGTTCTTTTCAATAAGAACAATTCTATGAGTCTGCGGAAATTTTCTTCGGAGTTCATTGGCCGCTACAAGACCGCCCACGCCGCCGCCTAAAATTATGACTGTTTTGCTCAAGTTTCTCTCCCGGGTTATTGATTCAAAATCACTTGATGGCGCTGAATATTCTCCACTAGAACTTCTCTCATGAGCCGGCATGCTTTTGACACTTTAGCCGAAGAAAGTTTATAGTATACATTGATGCCTTTTTTCCGTTGTGCCAGCAATCCTTTATGCGCCATGATGGTAAGATGCTGCGATAAAGTGGATTTTAAACCCCCGATTTTTGATAGAATATCCCCGAAACTCAATTCATCCTCTTGTAATACTTCAATGATTTCGATACGAATCGGATGGCCCAACGCTTTACAAACGTCGGCATGCAATACATAAATACTTTTGTTTTTCATAATTCACCTGTTTATTAGTTCATAAGTTTATGAACTAATAAACACAAAATCAATGGTTTTTTAAAAATTTTTTCAGGTTAAAGACTAAAAAAGGGCGAAGATCATCTCTTCGCCCTCTTATCTTAAAACGCAGAATGGTCTACAATACGCTCTCGCCGGGAAACTCGTATTCGCCGTTGTAAGCGCGGATGCCCCATTCGAAGGCCTCTTCATTGATCGGAATCATCGCGCATTTATCTTTCAGCGCCTGACGGATCGCGGTAAGGAAAGTCTCTTTGGGGAAAATATCTGTTGCCGCATGCAGGGCGCCGAGAGCAACGATATTTTTTACCATGACCTTGCCGAGATCCATCGCGATCTGCGTAAACGGAATTCCGTAGATCATAGTTCCGTGATTAAATAGCGGTGGAGCTGTGATTATTGAACTGTCATAGAAAATAGTTCCGCCGTTTCGTACGTGAGGGCCGAATTTTGCCAAACTGGGCGCATTGAACGCGATGAGAATATTCGGATTCGGCGATGCCGGGGACAATACTTCCGTTTCCGCAACGTGCACATCCGCGTAGGATGTTCCTCCGCGCGATTCCGGGCCGTAACTCGGGATATGTGTTGCGTCGAATCCTTCATTGATTCCTGCGCGGGTGATGAGCATCGCCGCCGTCTGGGCGCCGTCGCCGCCGGAACCGGCCAACTTCAGCGAAATGTCGCTTGGCGAAATATGATGCGGGAACCCGGGACTGAATCGTT from bacterium includes the following:
- a CDS encoding winged helix-turn-helix transcriptional regulator: MKNKSIYVLHADVCKALGHPIRIEIIEVLQEDELSFGDILSKIGGLKSTLSQHLTIMAHKGLLAQRKKGINVYYKLSSAKVSKACRLMREVLVENIQRHQVILNQ
- a CDS encoding NAD(P)/FAD-dependent oxidoreductase, which produces MPAHERSSSGEYSAPSSDFESITRERNLSKTVIILGGGVGGLVAANELRRKFPQTHRIVLIEKNPTHAFAPSFLWVMTGSRKTEQIIKPIRSLIRKGIDLFCDEVKNINISKRSVTISAQTLTYDYLVIALGAELAPQLIPGLTDNAHSFYTFQEASKLEETLSSFREEHIALVVAGVPYKCPGAPHEAAMLIMDYYRRRRSAKTVHLYTPEAQPMPVGGPELGEAVKKMITAKGILFHPLHKLMSVNDESRELHFEGKEPVAYQLLVAIPPHRAPKVVKDASLLNEAGWISVDRKTLQTSHENVYAIGDITAISIPGRWNPDIPMMLPKAGVFAHTQGEVVARRISDQIEGRISKDEFCGTGYCMLEAGDGLAGFAYGDFFGEKNPQLDLRNIGKVWHLGKILFEKWWLAPVGIRKTLLRFLISLGAKVFRIPIDV